The stretch of DNA AACAAACATGAAAACGAAGCAGGTATATCATATATAGTTGATTAAATTGCTTGGTCATAAAACATGACAACGAGTTTTTCCCCAAATGACAGGCAAGACTAAAGTCGCTGCACAGTTGACCACCTACTGCCAGACAGGGTTTCTAATTCACCAAGAAACAGTAGTTAAGTAGAGGTTCCTAGGCATATTTAGGCGTACCAGTGAATTAATAAGACGGTCAGCATGACAGGGCATGGGAACAATTAGTTATACCAGAGGTTCAGTTTGTTACCTTTGGTTCAGAGGGTGTTGTGCTTGACGATGCCAAGCCAGGAGATCCCTTCTCGCAAACATCCCCAACGCCCATGCCGTCCATACGCTGTCTGCGGGGTGTGAGCTAGAAGAGTGAGATTGGGGCAGGGAGAAAATAGATAACAAAAGATAGAGGAATGAATGCATTGAATATATTTGTACATCTACACGATATACAGTTTTCAACAAAGTGCACATAGTTAACACATTTGACAGCACACAGTTCATCTTCTTGACCATCTACAGTTGATGCATGCTACCAAAATTATTACGCATTATCACATATTGCAAAGATGTGCTGGACAACAGCAAATTAAACAAAAAGATGTAGCACACAACAACAGTTGGAACAAAAAGATATACAAGGGGAGAAGAAGACGGGTTTGTACCTTCAAGAGAGATGGCTGTGCTTCGCTCTGCCGCCGCGCCGGGGTAGCACGTAGACCCTGCAACTGTTTCTCCTTCTAACCTGAAGATCGAGCGAGGGGGTTAGAAAATGGATCGAGGGAGAGCTAGCTAGACCGCAAGAAAGAGGGAGATGGGCTAGCGGCGCGCGAGATCGAGGGAGATGGTCCGGGGGCACGGAATAGCTGGAGAGGGTCGGCAGCGCagaagagagggagggaggaagagggGCGGCGGCGCACCTGTGCGTCGGAGGAAGTAGGAAAGCAGCGATAGGGTTCGGGGAGAGACGAGCTGTTCCGCGTGGTTTCTTCGTTTTGGAGGCCTCGACTTATGCATGCCAGCGGCCGATTGGGCTGTTAATGGGCCAGGGACCAGGTAAGGCCGGGGCTATGCTAAACTAATATGTGTTTTTCTATTTCTTGCAAGCAGATATCTTATACCTAGGATAATAAGCTATTATTTGTTGTGGCGGTAGAAGTTACATCTGATCAGTTTGTCTGATTCCGCCTTTTGTTTCGTCGGTCCTTCCATACGTTTGTATTTTCTAGATAAGTTAGCATGGCTAGAACTCTTTTGTGAAATCACAAGAACATATTTATGATCATAGTTCCTGTAAACGCCAATGAATATTTATAAAATACGTGAACACTTTACTAAAAGCACACGACTTATAAGAAGTATGTTTTTTTATTCGAAATTCTGACACCGATTAACAGTGAGCCATTATTTATCCCCACGAGCATTTTACAAAAAAATTCAATGAAGTATGAAGCAAACACATCACAATTTTTGTTGGAGCACAtgaaattttttaaaaaaatgcaTGGATATTTTTTTAAAACCTATTGGAATCAGGAACTAATAAACATGAGCGTGAATTTATTATGTAGTTTGATTTCATCGGCACGAACCAATTATAACCTTATAATAATTAGCTACTTGTTGTGTAGGTCTGATGACATAATCATTTGAGCATGGAGAATCGGCAATATCGCCTATTTTTTCTAAGATGATTGGAGAGATAAATTCCATTAGTTTGACGCAGAGCATACAAAATCTCAAACTAACTAATTGGAATAAGACCATTTCTGGCAGCATATGTTGTAAGCAAATATCACCACATAGTTATGTCTGTCTAATAACCATATTCTGATTGTTAGCAGCAAGGCAAAGTACATGGCCATATCACGGTAAGCTCAAGAATCCAGCAAATAAATTGCCTAAAGACCATTTGCTACAACAAAAGACTGGTGTGCTGGTTTCAACTGTGTACTTAATAAGTTATATGGAGGGCGGTCGTACGATTGTTCGACCACAACTATCATAGCCAAAATATTGAACAATATGCTAAGATCCATATCAAATTTAGAACACACATGTAGCAGAGCCGACCAAAGAAAACGGCTCACATTGCCAGCCGACGACGCCGTTGAACAAAGACCCTGGTCGCTGCTCCTTGCGCTGGTGGAAAACAGCTCCTTCCGTGCGCGTGGTGCCATGGCGCGGGGAAAAGCTTCGAGGCCTTAGATAGAAAAACAGCCGATGCATTTAGATTAATCTCATATCATGGAGCAAACCAACAGAAGGAAATTAATCGGGAGACAAAGGAGGCAGGGAAAGGAACTTGCCTTGGCTATAGGAAAGGGGGATAGCGCCGCCGCGAAAGCCGAATGAATAGGAGAGGTCCACAATGGTGTATTATCAATGACTTTGGCAAAAGTCAGAGGGCAGAAGATAATGTGTGTACGAAACAAAGCAGTAGACATAGCACAGTGAACAGATTAGAAGACCAACATCAGAGCTACCACTTAATTGGTTCATAATTTACAATAACTATAGGGTGGACCGTCTAGTAGCACCGATCATACAACCATCAAGGATTGTCTCATAGGACCGACCATACATAATTTACAATAAGGGTAGGGCAGGTTGCCATCACAGTACTTTATAACAACTCTGTAGAGGCAACATGGCCAGATACGCTGATATTACTTGATAAACCAAAAGAACTTGCGCGTTCTCACACGATCGAAGCATCAGTCGGATCCATCATTAAGGAAATCGTCATACAGGCAGTTTGCACCACAAGCACCCTCGAGGTCCGACGAGTAGTAACCACTGTTCTGGCCCTCATGGTCAGATGGGAAGTAACCATAAAACTCGTCACATTCAGAAAAGTCAGACTCAATGTCATATGGGTAGTCACCAACGCTCTTGACTGCATCAGTTCACATGGCAGCCAGATAGGCAAGGTTGTCAGCTTCTTGAGTAAGATGATAGCAATCCCAGGCCACATCATCTACAACAGAAGAGGATCCTGTAGGCAGGTAGTTGACTGCCATCTTGTCAATACGCCCTGCAGAACCGAGCATGTCATCTGCAAGTGACCCCCGGCCCTTTGCAATGCCCCTGACCCGGAGATTTCTTTTTTCCACCTTAGCCTTCAGATTCCTGATCTTCCTGGACTGTTCGGCAACAGTGTTGGACAGGTAGCTTATATTGGTCTTAATTTTCTCCATCTGAGGGCAGTCAAACTTAATATCCATGGTGGTTTGAAGATGTTCCAAGTAGCTAGTAGCAGCATTTTGTATGGCCTCGTTGACATCCACAGCTGGGTCGCCACTGATCCTCATATGTGGTGCTGGTGCTGACGAATGCGACCGCGATGGCCAGAAGATAGCAGTAGCCACCACCCGGCCCCGGGAATATGAGCAGGTCTTGTATTTCACCTCCGGTAAACCAACTTCAGCAAGAACGGCACTAAGCATAGCCCGTGGCCTAATTGTGACATAACGCTTCATCTATTTAGAATATGTAGAGTGGTAAGTCATCTATACAACAAGAGAAATACACGGAAGTATTTTACTACCAAAGATACAGGACCATAGAAATGTATTATGCTTCATTAGCGACGGGTTCAGATCGAGCACAACATATGTGCAACAGCAAGCTGGAAAACAAATCAGAGTTTCGTGACGGCACAACGACAATGTAAATAGTATGTTAATTATGTCAGGCACATTATTGAGAGGCATTTCTCAAACAACAGCAGTGTTGTATGTCAACTATAATTAGCAAAGGCAAACTGGTAGACCAAAGGAGATAAACGGCATGATAGGAAGCAAATCAAAGGCAAGCATGGATAGCATAAAAAAGATATTCGCGGTATCTAAACAATTTGATACACAGTTGACTGCAGAACATAGCTTACAGAACagcttgtaacaccctcgatgcgactatagctcccacgtgtcgaggcatgacttagagacataatcgcattgaaggcatatgtcgcaagttaggcaatcttcacaacatcccatatAATATAAAtgataaaggggagataacatagttggcttacactcgccatgtcaatcaagtacataaataacattacatcatccaaacactcatggcccgactacggcgccaaaataaaagataacccaacatgcgacacggtcccgttcacccccaactgggcaccactactgatcatcaggaaaggaaacatagtaacgttgagagtcttcgtcgaactcccacttgagctcatatgcgtctcctggagcggaatcatcaggccctgcatctggtgtaatagtaatctatgagccacagggactcaacaatctcacaccctcgcaatcaagactatttaagcttataggtaaggcaaggtaaatatatgtggagc from Triticum urartu cultivar G1812 chromosome 3, Tu2.1, whole genome shotgun sequence encodes:
- the LOC125547743 gene encoding uncharacterized protein LOC125547743, which codes for MTTGAREALFFVDAVNNDHDVRSTMSPAAKMKRYVTIRPRAMLSAVLAEVGLPEVKYKTCSYSRGRVVATAIFWPSRSHSSAPAPHMRISGDPAVDVNEAIQNAATSYLEHLQTTMDIKFDCPQMEKIKTNISYLSNTVAEQSRKIRNLKAKVEKRNLRVRGIAKGRGSLADDMLGSAGRIDKMAVNYLPTGSSSVVDDVAWDCYHLTQEADNLAYLAAM